Proteins encoded by one window of Xanthomonas sp. DAR 80977:
- a CDS encoding OsmC family protein — MTIGDPIRVTLEQEADFAFRIQFDETDLAPWLGDETAPLGHERGPNPSRILLASIANCLAASLLFAMRKFKNDPVGVVAHITATPMRNADGFWRIPQASVELQLPDGNQDYAQLQRILDQFEQFCVVTQSVRQGIDVQVTVKDAHGNVLLGDKSIEAGA, encoded by the coding sequence ATGACCATCGGCGATCCGATCCGCGTCACCCTCGAGCAGGAGGCGGACTTCGCGTTCCGCATCCAATTCGACGAGACCGATCTGGCGCCGTGGCTGGGCGACGAGACCGCGCCGCTGGGCCACGAGCGCGGACCCAACCCCTCGCGCATCCTGCTGGCCAGCATCGCCAACTGCCTGGCCGCCAGCCTGCTGTTCGCGATGCGCAAGTTCAAGAACGATCCGGTCGGCGTGGTCGCGCACATCACCGCCACGCCGATGCGCAACGCGGACGGCTTCTGGCGCATTCCGCAGGCATCGGTGGAACTGCAATTGCCCGACGGCAACCAGGACTATGCGCAGCTGCAGCGCATCCTCGACCAGTTCGAGCAGTTCTGCGTGGTCACCCAGAGCGTGCGCCAGGGCATCGACGTGCAGGTCACGGTCAAGGATGCGCACGGCAACGTCCTGCTCGGCGACAAGAGCATCGAGGCCGGCGCGTGA